The segment TCTGGGATCATTTTGAGACGACACAAAGCTGAGGATATAAGAGGCCGTCAACCGTTCTCGCGTCATTAAGTTACAATCGTTCGAAGAGGCGTCACCTTTTTTATATAAACGTGTTGTTCATTAACAAACGGAGGGCAGACTCAGTGACGGATTAACGTGTAATAAATTTTGTGATCAAATACTTTCGTGATGGTAAGTGAATTCTCCCATTGACAGTGGTTCATGAAGTTACAGTGGCAAAGATGGGCATTTTTTAACCAAGTAAATGTGAAATAAATCTGATCTGATCGTATTTGAACTCGTAACAATAATTTCGTTGGATTATTTGTTCGATATTGAATCGTGTATCGTTTCTTCTACTGTTCGTTTATGTGTTGATAAAAGtaaaacgattaacaaataaatgGAAGGATCGAGGTTTTTCGAAAACGCATTTTTGCATTGTTTCAGCGTGAGTGTATATCCATTCACGTCGGCCAGGCTGGCGTCCAAATTGGAAATGCTTGCTGGGAACTCTATTGTTTGGAACATGGAATACAACCTGATGGACAGATGCCGACAGATAAGATCGGAGATGATAGCTTCAGCACGTTCTTTAGCGAAACTGGTTATGGGAAACATGTGCCTAGAGCAGTATTCGTCGATTTGGAACCTACAGTAGTCGGTAAGAGCAGAAGGAAAGGGAGTCAGACGATGGTTGTTCGAAGGACACACTAAAGATTATGTTAATAATGAATTAATTTACACTGAGCGTTTTTATACGCATGCCAATTATTTGATTCGTAACAAAATTGCGGTGTAAACGGTGGTATATCGAGTTGGTACGGTACGATGGTCTTTTTTAGACGTATCGAATCAAAATAATACGTGCATTAAACTCTGTAATGCAGtaaacatttaatttaaaaaacggtTAAATTAAGGTTACGTTCGTTCGTATCTCGCAACAGTCATATATGTATATCTCATCTAGTTAGAAAATTCGGGTAAACAAAACCACGTGACCTCAATAGAATCTCATTGGTTCGTTGTGTCTCCGGCCAAGAGTATATTGTAGACACGACGCATAGTAAatcgataaatatatttttatttaaattatttcatttgATATTTCTAAATAGTTGCTCTTATTGGTTCTGTTGCTTGAGAACTAGTTATCGTACGTTAATATATTCCATAAGACGATCAAGTGGAGCTAAGCAAAACCACGTGACTGTGCTAAGACACTATTCCCCAAATACATAAAGTTACAATAGCATTTGTAAAAATTACTAAAATAACAACTATTGTACAAGTTCATGTGCGCTATGTTAACAagggaaaatatttaaaatatctaaTAGATAATTATCTAGGTAAAAGATTTTGAAGTACGCTGTCGGTAACGATAAAATTTCGTTATTTCTTTCCGTTTTAAAAATATCTACAACTTCCGTTATTCCCCATTTTTCTTATCAAGAAGACTCAAAGACTCGAGCTTTATACGACACAATTGTAAACAAAGTCCATATTTGCAGATGAAGTACGAACCGGAACGTATCGACAACTCTTTCATCCGGAACAATTGATCACTGGCAAAGAAGATGCGGCGAACAATTACGCACGTGGTCATTACACGATTGGCAAGGAAATTGTGGACTTGGTGATTGATCGAATACGGAAACTATCAGATCAATGTACCGGGTTGCaaggatttttaatttttcattcgttcggagGCGGTACTGGATCGGGATTCGCTTCCCTGTTAATGGAACGTCTTTCCCTTGACTATGGAAAAAAGTCCAAATTAGAATTTGCAATTTATCCAGCACCACGAGTTTCTACAGCGGTCGTTGAACCATACAACTCTATTCTCACAACTCACACGACTCTCGAGCATTCGGACTGCGCTTTCATGGTCGACAACGAAGCAATTTATGACATCTGTCGACGTAATCTGGACATCGAAAGACCCTCCTATACCAACCTTAATAGATTGATCGGACAGATTGTTTCCTCGATAACGGCTTCATTACGGTTCGATGGTGCTTTGAACGTCGATTTAACAGAGTTCCAAACAAATTTGGTCCCGTATCCGAGAATTCATTTTCCTTTGGTTACTTATGCTCCAGTAATATCGGCTGAAAAAGCGTATCACGAGCAAATCTCGGTCGCCGAAATCACTAATGCGTGTTTCGAGCCAGCGAATCAGATGGTAAAGTGTGATCCTCGACACGGCAAATACATGGCTTGTTGTATGCTATACAGAGGAGACGTTGTTCCGAAAGACGTAAATGCCGCGATCGCTACCATTAAGACGAAACGATCGATACAATTCGTAGATTGGTGCCCGACTGGATTCAAAGTTGGTATCAATTATCAGCCGCCTACGGTTGTACCTGGCGGTGATCTCGCCAAAGTGCAGCGAGCCGTCTGCATGTTGTCCAATACAACAGCCATCGCGGAGGCTTGGGCCCGCCTCGATCATAAATTCGATCTCATGTAC is part of the Colletes latitarsis isolate SP2378_abdomen chromosome 10, iyColLati1, whole genome shotgun sequence genome and harbors:
- the LOC143346603 gene encoding tubulin alpha chain, testis-specific; amino-acid sequence: MRECISIHVGQAGVQIGNACWELYCLEHGIQPDGQMPTDKIGDDSFSTFFSETGYGKHVPRAVFVDLEPTVVDEVRTGTYRQLFHPEQLITGKEDAANNYARGHYTIGKEIVDLVIDRIRKLSDQCTGLQGFLIFHSFGGGTGSGFASLLMERLSLDYGKKSKLEFAIYPAPRVSTAVVEPYNSILTTHTTLEHSDCAFMVDNEAIYDICRRNLDIERPSYTNLNRLIGQIVSSITASLRFDGALNVDLTEFQTNLVPYPRIHFPLVTYAPVISAEKAYHEQISVAEITNACFEPANQMVKCDPRHGKYMACCMLYRGDVVPKDVNAAIATIKTKRSIQFVDWCPTGFKVGINYQPPTVVPGGDLAKVQRAVCMLSNTTAIAEAWARLDHKFDLMYAKRAFVHWYVGEGMEEGEFSEAREDLAALEKDYEEVGLDSVDVDAETTDEY